The Spirosoma sp. SC4-14 DNA window CGCGATCGTATCGACCAGGCGAAAGCCGACTGGCTCGCGGGCCGCATTGCCCTCCCCCCCAACGACAACACTGAATTTGTGCCGCTCCCACAGGATAAATCGAAACCCGCCGGAACACCACCCCCACCCTTGCTGTCGTAACCTTACTCAGAGCGACTTTCGCACAATAAGCTGAAACGGATTTTCGATGTGTTCAACGCTGGTATTCAGAATCAGTTGGGCTGCCGTCCGACCCATCTGGGCAAAATCGGTCGACATAACCGTAATGCCTTCCAGCAAAAACTCCTTCAAAGGCGTATCGTTATACGACAAAATACCAACTTCCTGCCCCAGCACGTAGGGAGTTTCCTTAATTTTCTTGATCAACTCTACCAGGTCTTCCTCCATCAGATTGATATAGGCCTGTTCGGGATAAATAACTTCCTGCTGAATGTTGTTGATAACCCGTGTATTAAAATCATGCTCGTAGCAGAACTTATAATACCCGTTCAGGATGGCCTTGGGATGATAGGTATAAGACGGAAAAAGAATGCTGAGGGTTTTGTATTTTCTCAGGAGTGGCAGCGCTTCGGTCAACGCCTGATACATGTCTTTTTCGAAGTTCTGAAACACCGCTGCATACTTCCCCGATACACCTTCCAGAAGCTTATCCAGAATGACCAGTTTATGTTTAGGCAGGCTGTTGATTAACTCATTGGCTTTTTCACCCCCTTCATAAAAATGCCCAATAATCACATAATGCGTATGATTGCGAGCCTGCCGCTGGATTAAATCACGAAATAGTCTGAAATCGTTGTTGTAGATAAAAAAGTCAATCGCTACACTCGGCCCCAGCAGTTCGACAAACGAATCATAGATGATTTTTTTGTGAGCACTAAGCTTATTGAACAATAAAAATATTTTAAGATTATGACCAGTCTTCGTGTAGTTGATGTAGTATCCTTTTCCCCGAACTGCTTCTATAATCTCCTTTTCTTTCAGGAGTTCGTAGGCCCGCTCAATGGTGCCTTTGGCAATATCGAATTCAGCGCATAGCTCATGAATCGACGGTAGCTTATCCCCTGGCAATATATCCCGGTTTTCAATCCCCTCAATAATTGAATTGTAAATCTGTTGGTATTTGGGGGTATTCGAATAATCATTGATTTTAATATGCCGTAACATACAAGTTCGTTTAGACACAAATGCTTATCGAAAGCATAAACCAAGCTGAATCAATTTTTGCTTTACAGCTAAGACAAGGAGTAGTTTTAAGTCAGTTCGCGCTATACTCTTTCTTCTATATAAAGTAGCAGCCAGCGAATCCTACTAACATTTTGCTCATTCGTTATTCGATTAAGCGGCTAATGTCTTTTCGGCCGTTGCTAACTCACCAATTTCTCTGTTTATGCTACGTTGTTCTGCCCCGCAGCAATTATTCGACAATAAGGGCAAGGGGTTATCTATGTATACTGGAAAATAAATAAAACATACTATCTCTTTAATTACACCTCAACTATATTCTTCCGGGAAACAGTAAAAAACGAGTCAAAGGCTTAATCGTGATACGTATAGCTTTTCCTCATTTTGGGTCGGAAAGAGCTATTTTATAGTAACCTTCTAAGCGTTCTAAGTAAAAAATTTCAAATAAGAAATTCAAATAATTATAAAAGTAGGAAAGTATAGGAAAGTCTGAGCAAGCACGATTGTAATATTTGGCCATTGTATTGAGCAAAGGAAAGTTGTCCTAATCCTGAGAATCCTATTCTTACATTATTATTATGAAAATACTCTATCAGTTGGTCGTGCTAGGTATAGCAACGAGTAGTTACGCGAGCTATGCACAGGAACAAAAGGTAACGAGTCCAAACAGGACCGAGCGCTTCGGCAAGCAACTTTTTGCCATGAATACCGCTGTGCATCCTAAGCCAGAATTCTCTGCTACGGCAGACATAACCGTGTCTGGTAAAGTTACCGACGACAAAGGAGAAGGTCTGCCAGGGGTAAGTGTCGTTGTCAAAGGAACCACAAAAGGAACCACAACCAATGAAAATGGGAATTTCCAGTTAGCCGTACCCGATTCGAAAGCCGTTCTGGTATTTAGTTTTGTAGGCTATCAACGCAAAGAAGTTCCTGTTGGTGGCCAAACGACCGTAAATGTAACCCTGACAGCCGATGATCAGACACTGAACGAAGTAGTTGTAGTAGGGTATGGTAGCCAGCTCAAAAAAGAAGTTACGGGCGCTGTACAGACGGTTAGCTCACAAGAGATTAAAGACCTGCCTGTTTCGCAGATCGGTCAGAAACTACAGGGTCGTCTGGCAGGTGTTCAAATCAACCAAACTACCGGTAAACCGGGTCAGGGAATATCGATTCGTATCCGTGGCCAGGTTTCGGTATCGGCCGGTAGCGACCCGCTTTATGTAATCGATGGGTTCCCCATTACTGGGAATATTGCCCAGCTTAACCCCGACGAAATCGATGATATTTCGATTCTGAAAGATGCCGCATCGACCTCTCTGTATGGTTCTCGGGCTGCCAACGGGGTTGTGCTGATTACGACCAAAAAAGGAAAACCAGGTCAGACCAATGTTAGCTTCACGGCTTACACGGGGCTCCAGAAAGTTCCTATGAGAGGACGGGTGAAAATGCTGGATGCCGTTCAGTTCGCGCAGTTCAAGAAAGAATACTATGAAGACATGCTTCAGCCCGTACCGGACATCTTTCAGAACCCCTCGCAGTATGAAGGAAAAAATAATGACTGGTACGATGCCCTGCTCCGCGTAGCCCCGCTCCAGAGTTATAACCTGACGGTTTCGAACAACACCGAAAAGTCGAACACATCGCTGGTAGCGGGTATCTTCAATCAGGAAGGGGTTGTTATCAACAACAAGTACAAACGCTATTCACTGCGGATGAACTCGAACTATAACCTGTCGAAACAAGTAACGGTAGGGTTCAATATTGCGCCATCGTATGTATTCGACAACACCCCTCGTACGGATGGTGACCGGGGTACAGGTATTTTGTTCAATGCCCTGCATACCTGGCCAATCATGCCAATTTACGATGCCAATGGCGACCTGACCAAATACAATCAGCTCCCCGCCAGCACAGGCAACATTTTTGCCTATCCGAACTGGGTACGGGCAGCCAGCGAACTAACCAACGAAACCAAAAACACCAACCTGCTGGGTAATGCTTACGTTATGTTCCGGCCTATTCAGGGACTGACACTGAAGTCGACGATGAACATCGAGTATATGAACTCGAAGTTCTTCTTCTTCAACCCATCAACGGCCACCAGTGCCATCAATGTTCCGATTCCAACAACGGCGGTATCGATCCGGCAAAGCATTGAAAACATATCGTGGCTGAACGAAAACCTGGCTACATATGCCCGGAGTTTTAACGATCATAACTTTGAGTTGTTAGCCGGTTTTACCAACCAGCAATTCCGTCAGGAGTCTACGCGGATTCAGGCCAATACCTACGCCGACGACCGGCTTCCAACCATTCAGGGAGCATTGAATATAGATCGGAGCGGCACTAACACATCGAATGATATAAATCAGTGGGCCTTAACGTCTTACCTATCCCGGTTGACCTATAATTATAAAGGAAAATACCTGTTCACGGCGGCTGTTCGTGCGGATGGATCGTCGCGTTTCGGCTCCAACAATCGCTGGGGTACGTTCCCATCGGCTTCGTTAGGCTGGGTGGTGTCAGACGAAAATTTCATGAAAACGCTGCCGCAGGTTTCGTTTGCCAAACTACGTACCAGCTACGGGGTAATCGGGAACAACAACATTGGTAACTATACGCAGTATGCGCTGGTGAATAATACGACCAATGCTGTGTTTGGGAGCAATGTTGCAACGGGTGCTGTTGTAACGTCGCTGGCCAACCCAAATCTGGGCTGGGAAACCACCAAGCAGTTCGATATTGGTCTTGATCTGGGTTTGTTCAATGATCGGATTCAGTTCATTTATGATTTCTATACCAAGCGTACTACTAACCTGTTGTATGCGGTGCAGGTGCCACAGGAGTCAGGCTTTACGAACTTCAACGACAACATTGGTGAGATTAAATTCTGGGGACACGAGTTCTCGCTAACCACCAAAAACACCGTTGGTAAACTGAAGTGGACCACCAATGCCAACATCTCGTTCAACCGCAACATGGTAATGTCGCTGGCACCGGGCATCGACCGCGTGTATGGTTCGTTCCACATTACGCAGGTAGGGCATCCATTTGGTCAGTTCTATGGCTTAGTAAAGCAGGGGTACTATACGAGTGCTGAAGACCTTAGATCATCGCCCATCATTCCAGGTCGTTCGGCCATCGGAACTATTAAAATGAAAGATGTGAATGGCGATGGTGTGATTACCTACGGGGGCGATTCTGACGACCGGACCATTATTGGCAGCCCCTTCCCAAAATTCACCTACGGGATCACCAACGACCTGAAATACGGCAACTTCGATTTCTCGATCACGGGTTCGGGTTCATACGGCAACCAATTGTGGGTTCGCCACCTCTATAGCACCGCCAACCTCGACGGCGTGTTCAACATGGTTGCGGGCGTAAAAGATCGGTTCCGGGTTCAGAATGCGCTTGTTGTTAACAATGGGGTTACATCCAGCGTAGCAACGAATGTGATTACGCCGGGAGCTGGCATGTTTGGCGCGACCAACAATGGTGGTAACTATACCGGTATCGAACGCGACTGGAACAGTACTCAGTTTCTGGCCGATGCCTCCTTCTTTACAATCAAAAACATAACGCTGGGCTATAACATCGGAGCTGTCAATAAACTCTTCAAATCGGCTCGGGTCTATCTTTCGGCGCAGCAGGTATACATTTTCACCAAATACTGGGGTGGACCAAACCCGGAAACCAGCGCCCAGAGTAATGGTAACGGCGACGGCGGTAACCTGAGCCAGGGCGTTGATTTTTCGAGCTATCCTGTTCCACGCACCTACACCGTTGGTGTTAACCTGAACTTCTAACGACATTGGTCATTCGTCATCGGCAATTAGAAATAATCGCTGATCACCAATCCTAAAACCTTGTTTCTGATGAAAACAAAACATATAGCAGCCGGCTTATTGGCCATTGTACTAACTGGCTGTACAAAAGATTTCCTGACTGTAGTGCCCGAAACTGCATTAAGTTCGGCTACATTCTTCAAAACGCAGGCCGATTTCCAGCAGGCTGTCAATGGAGCCTATGTGCAGCTCCGGGCACTTTATAACGAACGGGAATGGGTATTGGAGGAAATGCACTCCGACAATACTTATTATGCCCGGAATACCCTGTATGGTGCGGTTGATGCCACGGAAAACGTAGCTGATTTCGCCGTTCCAACCGCCAATGGCGTTACGGCAAATGATAACGTGCTGAATGCCTACCGCTATAATTACGTAACGATCGCACGGGCTAATCAGATATTAGCCTCAATCGACGCGCCCGGCATAACGTTCACTAGCGATGCGGTGAAAAATAACCTGAAAGGGCAGGCCCAGTTTCTTAGAGCGCTTTCCTATTTCGATCTGGTTCGGTTGTTTGGTAAAGTTCCGCTGCATTTAACGCCTACCACAAGTCGCGAAGATGCCGCATTGCCACTCTCTTCTACCGAGGAAATCTATGCGCAGATTGAAAAGGATGCTACCGCTGCCAGCACTAACCTGCTCAATAAAGCCACTCAGGAAGCGGGCCGGGCAACATCGGGAGCGGCCAAAACACTGCTGGCCAATTTATATATCACCCAGAAAAAATGGGCGCAGGCCGAAGCACTCATGAAAGATGTGGTCACAAATGACACCTACAAACTGATGCCCGATTATAACGACGCGTTCTCCTATACATCGACCAATAAGAACAATGCAGAGTCGGTATTTGAGATTCAGTATATGGAAGGGTCGGCCGGTTACAACGGTAACCAGATTTACCGGTTCCTGCCCTCGCCTATTACGGCGGCCGAGATTGCGCCAATTACGGGAACCACTAACCCACAGCCCACCTCACAGGAAAGCAACAACATCCCAACACCGGATATTATTGCGGCCTATGAACCCGGCGACAAGCGGAAAGACATTTCCATTGGCTACGTTACGTTGAGCACCAGCTTACGGGAAAACAAGGTGTATCCGTATATTAAAAAATACGCCCGCACACACACGCTACATAACAACACAGGACAGAACTGGCCGGTTTATCGTTACGCCGAAGTACTGCTGTTTCTGGCCGAAGCGCTGAACGAACAGGGCAAAACGGGCGAAGCCGCTACGTATATCAATCAGGTGCGGGCGCGCGCTGGGTTGGCAGCCACAACGGCCACATCGCAGGCCGATATGCGCGAAGCCATCTTCAAAGAACGTCGGGTTGAACTGGCTTTCGAGAACAAACGCTGGTTCGACCTGACCCGAACGGGCCGGGTGAAGGAAATTATCGGTGCCTATGGGGCCCGTGTGAAGGCTAATCCTGCCGCCTACTATTTCCCGGCTGGCGCTGTTCCGCCACCAAACGCATTTACGGTTCTGGACGACTACTATGGTTTGCCAGCCGTAGAATCGGCATTAACACCCAACTTCTAATCCAAAAACCCTCTCAATCCTAGTGCCGGGTCTGGGCCATTAACCCGGTTTGGCCCGGCACTTTTTTTATTTCCTATTTATCCGCTGTTCACATTACTTGTTAAAGCCTGTTCGTCAATGGAAAACCACACGATCCCGTTCTGCACTGCTGGCTTTATCGGAGTTGCCTTCCCATTAGCATCGACACCGCTATTGGTGCCGAACAAATGGGCTACCATTTTACAGATTGTACACCTGCCGAACACTCGTCAACATCAGGCATTTAGTCTATCCAACTATTTCTTTCTTCCCTTTATTAAACTAATAACGGTCCAATATAAGCCAGCGCCATCATCTGTTGCCAGACGGGTATCGAAGCGCACGAATTTCATGTACATAACCGCTTAATCAGTAGAATATGCCAGGTGTTCGTCTCTTAGTAACCGAATACAACCATAAACATGATACAGGTTGAGCAGAAACAGGTAACTGTCGAACTCATTCCTTAAACTTTAGCTCATTAATAACCATGTCATCTCGATTCAACGTCGCTAAACTTGGGTTAGCAGTTTCTGCCCTCGTGCTGGTCGGAGCATCCTGGGTAACCTTACGCTACCCGGAAAACGACAAACAGGGCGCCGAAAACCCTAAAGTAGAAAAGCTTAAACTTCAACCTGGGTTTAAAGCCGAACACCTCTACAGCCCTTCCGAAAACAAGCAGGGTTCGTGGGTGGCCATGACCTTCGACGATAAAGGCCGTATGATTGTGTCGGATCAGTACGGATCGCTATACCGGCTAAAAATTCCGGCCATTGGCTCCGGTTCTACCAATCCTACCATCGAAAAACTCGTTATTGCCAAAGACACCAGCGTCGGTATGGGCTACGCTCATGGGTTGCTGTATGCTTTCAATAGCCTGTATGTGATGGTGAACAACCGCCCCAATAAACAGTTTCCCAAGCCTAGCGGTCTGTACCGCTTACAGGATACCGACGGCGACGATCATTTCGATAAAGTGACCATGCTGCGCGAACTGAAAGGAGAAGGCGAACACGGCCCGCATAGCATTGTACTCTCCCCTGACAAGAAATCGCTTTACGTATGCGCCGGTAACCATACCGACGTTCCAAAAATGGATGCCTACCGGCTTCCGTCAAACTGGCAGGAAGACAACCTGTTTCCGCTGATCAAAGATCCTCGTGGCCATGCTAACGACCGAATGGCACCCGGTGGTTGGATTGCCAAGGTAGATCCGGAAGGAAAGCGCTGGGAGTTGATGGGAGCTGGTTTCCGAAATGAATTCGACATTGCCTTCAACGAAGCCGGAGATATTTTCACCTACGATTCGGACATGGAATGGGATTTTGGTCTGCCCTGGTACCGTCCAACCCGCATTTGTCATGTTCCGAGCGGGGCCGAATTTGGCTGGCGTACAGGCGACAGCAAGTGGTTGCCCGCCAATCCGGATAACCTTCCTCCGGTGCTGAACATCGGGCAAGGGTCGCCAACCAATGTGCTCTACGGCCAGAACGCGAAATTCCCTCTCAAATACCGGCAGTCGCTTTATGCTTTCGACTGGAGCTTTGGGATCATTTATGCCATCCACATGAAACCCAAAGGCGCCAGCTACGAAGGCACACGGGAAGAGTTTATTTCGGGAACGCCACTGGCTCTCACCGATGGGGCAATTGGTCCCGATGGTGCGCTGTACTTCCTGACGGGTGGTCGTCGGCTTGAGTCGGATCTATACCGAGTCTATTATAACGGTTCTGAGTCAACAGCGCCGATCACACCGGTTATTACGGCTGAGCACAAGCTGCGCACCGATCTCGAAAAATACCACGAAGGTGCAAACCCGGCCGCTATTGCAGCCGCCTGGCCGCACCTGAACCACCCCGACCGCTTTGTTCGCTATGCCGCTCGTATTGCAGTGGAACATCAGCCCGTAGCACAATGGCAGGAAAAAGCACTGGCCGAAACCGATCCGCAACGTGCTACCCAGGCCATCATTGCACTGGCTCGCCAGGGTAGTGCCGACCTCAAAAGCAAGGCACTCGCAACCCTGATGAAAATTAACTACGATCAGTTGCCCGAGTCGCAACAGTTTGATATGACTCGGGCTTTCGAACTGATTTTCCTGCGTATGGGCGCTCCCGATGCGGCCGATAAAGCCAAAGTGGTTGCCTATCTGAACCCCCATTATCCGGCAAAAACTGCCCTGTTGAACCGTGGACTCAGCAAAGTGTTGATTTATCTGGAAGCTCCGGGTGTGGTTAACAAAACGCTGACGCTAATGGATATGAAAGATGAGCCCGGCAGCAAAAACCTGGGTCTGGAAACCAGCACAGCCTCGTCGGATCTGATTCTGCGGAACCCCCAGTATGGGATGGATATTGCCAAAATGCTGGCCAAAGTACCACCTCTCCAGCAAACCTATTATGCCGTTGCGCTGAGCCGCGCCGAATCGGGCTGGACTCCAGAACTCCGCACCAAATACTTCACTTGGTTTGGCAATGCCTTCAAATTTGAAGGTGGCCGCAGCTACGTCGGGTTCATCGACCGGGCTCGCAAACTGGCACTGGCCCATGTTCCGAAAGATCAGTTCGAGAAATTCAACAAAATGTCGGGTGCCGATATTCTGACCAGTTCAGGTAACGACATCGTAACCAGCGATTATTCGCCCAAAGGACCAGGCCGTCGCTGGACGATCGATAATGCGCTGGCCGTTGTTGATAGTGGGCTGACAAACCGCAACTTCGACACGGGCAAAAAAATCTACGCAGCCATTCTGTGTAGCCGCTGCCACTCGATGCAAGGCTCCGGTGGCGACATTGGCCCCGACCTGACGCAGCTTGGCACGCGCTTCTCCAATAAAGACATTCTGGAAGCGATTATTGAGCCCAGCAAAACCGTTTCAGACCAGTATGCATCAACGGTCTATATTCTGAAAAATGGTCAGTCCGTTGTAGGTCGTCAAGTCAACGAAGACAAACTCAACTACGTGATTTCGCAGAACCCGTTTGCTCCTGATCAAGTCCGTAAGATTCCGAAGAAAGATGTGACGGCAAAACGGTATTCACCCGATTCGATCATGTACCCTGGCCTAATCAATAGCCTGAATCCGAACGAATTGCGCGACCTTATGGCCTACCTGAAATCGGGTGGCAATCAGAATAACGACGTATATAAAGCGGGTGGTAAATAATTAGTCATTGGCTTCAGTATAAACAGACCTAAAAGGTTTTAAAAACCTTTTAGGTCTTACGTCCAAACAGAACTAAGATGCTAAGAAATATGCAGAGTAAATTCCTTCCGGTAGGGCTTATGCTGGCGATTGTACTAACCGCAGGCATTGGAACGGCTAGTCTGGGACAGAGTAAGAAAAGTAAAAAAGAAAAAGGGTACGTACAAATCTTCGATGGCAAAACCCTCAAAGGCTGGGATGGCGATCCAACATACTGGAAAGTTGAAGACGGCTGCCTGACGGGTGAAATAACACCATCAACACTACTCAAAACCAATAATTTCATTATCTGGCAAGGCGGTGAACCGGGCGATTTCGAGCTGAAAGGCGAGTTTAAAATTACAGAAACGGGTAACTCAGGCATCAATTATCGGAGCGACCAACTG harbors:
- a CDS encoding GntR family transcriptional regulator produces the protein MLRHIKINDYSNTPKYQQIYNSIIEGIENRDILPGDKLPSIHELCAEFDIAKGTIERAYELLKEKEIIEAVRGKGYYINYTKTGHNLKIFLLFNKLSAHKKIIYDSFVELLGPSVAIDFFIYNNDFRLFRDLIQRQARNHTHYVIIGHFYEGGEKANELINSLPKHKLVILDKLLEGVSGKYAAVFQNFEKDMYQALTEALPLLRKYKTLSILFPSYTYHPKAILNGYYKFCYEHDFNTRVINNIQQEVIYPEQAYINLMEEDLVELIKKIKETPYVLGQEVGILSYNDTPLKEFLLEGITVMSTDFAQMGRTAAQLILNTSVEHIENPFQLIVRKSL
- a CDS encoding TonB-dependent receptor, which encodes MKILYQLVVLGIATSSYASYAQEQKVTSPNRTERFGKQLFAMNTAVHPKPEFSATADITVSGKVTDDKGEGLPGVSVVVKGTTKGTTTNENGNFQLAVPDSKAVLVFSFVGYQRKEVPVGGQTTVNVTLTADDQTLNEVVVVGYGSQLKKEVTGAVQTVSSQEIKDLPVSQIGQKLQGRLAGVQINQTTGKPGQGISIRIRGQVSVSAGSDPLYVIDGFPITGNIAQLNPDEIDDISILKDAASTSLYGSRAANGVVLITTKKGKPGQTNVSFTAYTGLQKVPMRGRVKMLDAVQFAQFKKEYYEDMLQPVPDIFQNPSQYEGKNNDWYDALLRVAPLQSYNLTVSNNTEKSNTSLVAGIFNQEGVVINNKYKRYSLRMNSNYNLSKQVTVGFNIAPSYVFDNTPRTDGDRGTGILFNALHTWPIMPIYDANGDLTKYNQLPASTGNIFAYPNWVRAASELTNETKNTNLLGNAYVMFRPIQGLTLKSTMNIEYMNSKFFFFNPSTATSAINVPIPTTAVSIRQSIENISWLNENLATYARSFNDHNFELLAGFTNQQFRQESTRIQANTYADDRLPTIQGALNIDRSGTNTSNDINQWALTSYLSRLTYNYKGKYLFTAAVRADGSSRFGSNNRWGTFPSASLGWVVSDENFMKTLPQVSFAKLRTSYGVIGNNNIGNYTQYALVNNTTNAVFGSNVATGAVVTSLANPNLGWETTKQFDIGLDLGLFNDRIQFIYDFYTKRTTNLLYAVQVPQESGFTNFNDNIGEIKFWGHEFSLTTKNTVGKLKWTTNANISFNRNMVMSLAPGIDRVYGSFHITQVGHPFGQFYGLVKQGYYTSAEDLRSSPIIPGRSAIGTIKMKDVNGDGVITYGGDSDDRTIIGSPFPKFTYGITNDLKYGNFDFSITGSGSYGNQLWVRHLYSTANLDGVFNMVAGVKDRFRVQNALVVNNGVTSSVATNVITPGAGMFGATNNGGNYTGIERDWNSTQFLADASFFTIKNITLGYNIGAVNKLFKSARVYLSAQQVYIFTKYWGGPNPETSAQSNGNGDGGNLSQGVDFSSYPVPRTYTVGVNLNF
- a CDS encoding RagB/SusD family nutrient uptake outer membrane protein: MKTKHIAAGLLAIVLTGCTKDFLTVVPETALSSATFFKTQADFQQAVNGAYVQLRALYNEREWVLEEMHSDNTYYARNTLYGAVDATENVADFAVPTANGVTANDNVLNAYRYNYVTIARANQILASIDAPGITFTSDAVKNNLKGQAQFLRALSYFDLVRLFGKVPLHLTPTTSREDAALPLSSTEEIYAQIEKDATAASTNLLNKATQEAGRATSGAAKTLLANLYITQKKWAQAEALMKDVVTNDTYKLMPDYNDAFSYTSTNKNNAESVFEIQYMEGSAGYNGNQIYRFLPSPITAAEIAPITGTTNPQPTSQESNNIPTPDIIAAYEPGDKRKDISIGYVTLSTSLRENKVYPYIKKYARTHTLHNNTGQNWPVYRYAEVLLFLAEALNEQGKTGEAATYINQVRARAGLAATTATSQADMREAIFKERRVELAFENKRWFDLTRTGRVKEIIGAYGARVKANPAAYYFPAGAVPPPNAFTVLDDYYGLPAVESALTPNF
- a CDS encoding heme-binding protein, whose protein sequence is MSSRFNVAKLGLAVSALVLVGASWVTLRYPENDKQGAENPKVEKLKLQPGFKAEHLYSPSENKQGSWVAMTFDDKGRMIVSDQYGSLYRLKIPAIGSGSTNPTIEKLVIAKDTSVGMGYAHGLLYAFNSLYVMVNNRPNKQFPKPSGLYRLQDTDGDDHFDKVTMLRELKGEGEHGPHSIVLSPDKKSLYVCAGNHTDVPKMDAYRLPSNWQEDNLFPLIKDPRGHANDRMAPGGWIAKVDPEGKRWELMGAGFRNEFDIAFNEAGDIFTYDSDMEWDFGLPWYRPTRICHVPSGAEFGWRTGDSKWLPANPDNLPPVLNIGQGSPTNVLYGQNAKFPLKYRQSLYAFDWSFGIIYAIHMKPKGASYEGTREEFISGTPLALTDGAIGPDGALYFLTGGRRLESDLYRVYYNGSESTAPITPVITAEHKLRTDLEKYHEGANPAAIAAAWPHLNHPDRFVRYAARIAVEHQPVAQWQEKALAETDPQRATQAIIALARQGSADLKSKALATLMKINYDQLPESQQFDMTRAFELIFLRMGAPDAADKAKVVAYLNPHYPAKTALLNRGLSKVLIYLEAPGVVNKTLTLMDMKDEPGSKNLGLETSTASSDLILRNPQYGMDIAKMLAKVPPLQQTYYAVALSRAESGWTPELRTKYFTWFGNAFKFEGGRSYVGFIDRARKLALAHVPKDQFEKFNKMSGADILTSSGNDIVTSDYSPKGPGRRWTIDNALAVVDSGLTNRNFDTGKKIYAAILCSRCHSMQGSGGDIGPDLTQLGTRFSNKDILEAIIEPSKTVSDQYASTVYILKNGQSVVGRQVNEDKLNYVISQNPFAPDQVRKIPKKDVTAKRYSPDSIMYPGLINSLNPNELRDLMAYLKSGGNQNNDVYKAGGK